The sequence CCGCCTCGAAGCTCCCACAGGTACGGATCGTCCCCGGACTGCGCGAGGAGAGCGGCGGCGAGCTGTTCGGGCCTTCCGCCGCCGTGTACGCCCTGTCGGCGCTCACCGGCCTCGCCGCGCCGGCGGCCGGGGAGGACGTCCTGCGGACCGTGCTGGCCGACTTCGACCCCGACATCCAGGGGATGATCCGCGAACAGCTCGCGGACCTGGCCTCGGTGGAACGCACCGAGTTGTCCCTGACGGTCCGCAGACCGGCGGAGGCCCAGGACGACGCGGTACCCGTCCGGATGTCCGTCCAGTCGGGGGTCGGCGGCCTGCGCTGGGCGGCGCTGACCGGGCGGGCCACCGTACCGGAGCGGCTCGTCCCGGTGGACACGGACCTCCTGCGGGAACTCGTCGACCGGCTGACGGAACCGAGCGTCAAGGACGCGTGCGAACTGCCCGACCTGCTGTCCCGGTTCGTGGTGCCGCCGGACTTCCAGCGGCTGCTCACCGACGACTCGACCGTACTGCTGGAACTGGACCGGGACACGGCCTCCGTCCCCTGGGAGTTCCTGGCCGAGATCCAGCAGGCCGGGATGGAGAAGCGGGACCCCCTGGCCATCCGCACACAGCTGTCCAGACAACTGCGCACCACCTACTCGCGGGTGATGACCGAGGGTCTGGCGGACGGACCGCTGCGCGCCCTGGTGATCGGCGACCCGGGGGACCCGGAGAAGGGCTTCCATCTGCCGGGAGCCCGCCAGGAGGCTCTCGCGGTGGCCTCCCGGCTCAAGGAACTCGGGGCCAAGGTCAGCCTCTTCGTCGGCGCGGCGAACTCGCTGCGCCAGCCGGGCGTCGACCCCGCCCGGCGCCTGGACGTCCTGCGGGTCCTGCTGTGCGGCGGCAACCACATCGTCCACTACTGCGGGCACAGCGACTTCGACCTCTCCGGTACGGGACGGCGCTCGGGCTGGGTCTTCGCGGACGGCCTGCTGACCGCCCAGGAGCTGGCCCTGCTCGAACGCCCGCCCCTGATCGTCGTCGCCAACGCCTGCTACACGGCCCGGCTCGGGGAGGCCGCCGGCCCCGGCGCCCCGGCCGTGGAGCCCGGCCTCGCGGGCCGCAGCCCCTGGGGGAATCCGCAGGCGGCGCTCGTGCCGAGTCTCGCCGACGAATTCCTGCGCATGGGGGTGGGGCACTACATCGGGGCGGCCTGGCGGATCCCCGACGACCAGGGGATCTCCTTCGCCGATCAGTTCTACACGCACCTGTTCAAGGGTGGCCCCGGCGAGGCGACCCCGACGGTGGGCGGCGCCGTCCGCGCGGCGCGCAGACGCCTCTACGGGCTGCGCGAGCAGGGCCCCGACGTTCCCGACGGTCCGGAAAGCCCCGCCGGCCCGGACGTCACGCCCAGCGGGCAACGCTGGAGTTCCTGGGCCGCCTACCAGCACTACGGGGACGCGGCCGATCCCTTCGTCCGACCAGGGGACTCGCCCTAGGAGGTTCGCTCATGGCCAGGATCCCGATGGCCGATGTCGTCGTACTGCTTCCCGGAATCGGCGGGAGCGTGCTGACCAGGAACGGCAAGGACGTGTGGGCGCCCTCCGCCTCGGCGGTCCTCGGCGCGCTGTCGAGCCTGGGTGGCTCGCTGGAGTCCCTCGAACTCGGTGAGGACGACTGGCTCGTGGACGATCTCGGCGACGGCGTCGCCGCCGATCGCCTCGTGCCCGATCTGCACACCCTGCCCGGTCTGTGGAAGATCGACGGTTACACGGCGATCGAGAAGTTCCTGCTGGCCCGGTTCGACCTGCAGAAGGGCCGGAACTACTTCCCGTTCCCGTACGACTGGCGTCGCGACAACCGGGTCGCCGCCCGCAGGCTCGCCGAGCAGAGCGCCACCTGGCTGCGGGACTGGCGCGCGACGAGCGGCAACTCGGCGGCCCAGCTCGTCCTGATCGGGCACTCGATGGGCGGGCTCGTCTCCCGCTACTTCGTCGAGGTGCTGGGCGGCTGGAAGGACACCCGGGCCATCGTGACCTTCGGGACCCCCTACTACGGCTCGCTCAACGCCGTCGAGTTCCTCTGCAACGGCTTCCACAAGCGGCTCGGCCCCTTCGAGAAGGACCTCACGCGCCTGCTGCGCTCCTTCACCGGCCTGCACCAGCTCGTACCCGTCTACAAGTGCGTGTTCGGGCCGGAGGGCGAGGCGGCCACCCCGGCCAAGGCCGGGCTGCCCGGCTGGCAACCGCTGTGGAGCGACCACCTCACCGACTTCTTCTGCGAGATGGAGAAGGCGGCCACCGTCAACCGGCAGGAATCCGCCTGGGAGTCCAACCAGGTGGTCTACCACCCCATCGTCGGCATGGACCAGCCCACCAGGCAGTCGGCCAGGCTCACCGATCACAAGGTCGAGACCCTGATGCTCCGCGGGGACGCGGACGAGGGGGGCGACGGCACCGTGCCCAAGCTCTCCGCCGCCCTCTCCGGCACCGAGGACGCCCGCACCTTCGTCCCGCAGAAGCAC comes from Streptomyces virginiae and encodes:
- a CDS encoding lipase/acyltransferase domain-containing protein, with translation MARIPMADVVVLLPGIGGSVLTRNGKDVWAPSASAVLGALSSLGGSLESLELGEDDWLVDDLGDGVAADRLVPDLHTLPGLWKIDGYTAIEKFLLARFDLQKGRNYFPFPYDWRRDNRVAARRLAEQSATWLRDWRATSGNSAAQLVLIGHSMGGLVSRYFVEVLGGWKDTRAIVTFGTPYYGSLNAVEFLCNGFHKRLGPFEKDLTRLLRSFTGLHQLVPVYKCVFGPEGEAATPAKAGLPGWQPLWSDHLTDFFCEMEKAATVNRQESAWESNQVVYHPIVGMDQPTRQSARLTDHKVETLMLRGDADEGGDGTVPKLSAALSGTEDARTFVPQKHGSLQNQDAMLDHLGGILRSLHDVRIDDLRAAVTSWFSYLGDDLYLADEPVVCEVGAVSALSEEELPEVPARLSVTSRTTGRPVVARDLTVARRRRQVEIGVLPAGTYDLLISAGADTAPLSDVFVVAGPDGTDGIDGTAES
- a CDS encoding CHAT domain-containing protein encodes the protein MSTPAAARIADLLEDVPTASNPPARFPAPAPDRPARTDGPTLNITVIWGDIARIAADLHVTGHYQSVVPAAAELALDRAISVDPRRVITEHTKLGWIDAQLGEVTYFPCKEGPVRCAAVVGMGPMGTLTERRAVQMYASLLGEALGLGHVSTVATVLVGSGTGNLTVKQAARALVRGFADTLAPLGPPAPPPRLTDVLVMEVDRLRAEQLHLALTDSASKLPQVRIVPGLREESGGELFGPSAAVYALSALTGLAAPAAGEDVLRTVLADFDPDIQGMIREQLADLASVERTELSLTVRRPAEAQDDAVPVRMSVQSGVGGLRWAALTGRATVPERLVPVDTDLLRELVDRLTEPSVKDACELPDLLSRFVVPPDFQRLLTDDSTVLLELDRDTASVPWEFLAEIQQAGMEKRDPLAIRTQLSRQLRTTYSRVMTEGLADGPLRALVIGDPGDPEKGFHLPGARQEALAVASRLKELGAKVSLFVGAANSLRQPGVDPARRLDVLRVLLCGGNHIVHYCGHSDFDLSGTGRRSGWVFADGLLTAQELALLERPPLIVVANACYTARLGEAAGPGAPAVEPGLAGRSPWGNPQAALVPSLADEFLRMGVGHYIGAAWRIPDDQGISFADQFYTHLFKGGPGEATPTVGGAVRAARRRLYGLREQGPDVPDGPESPAGPDVTPSGQRWSSWAAYQHYGDAADPFVRPGDSP